A single genomic interval of Corylus avellana chromosome ca10, CavTom2PMs-1.0 harbors:
- the LOC132164405 gene encoding DNA repair protein RAD51 homolog 4, which translates to MAPLKALEQEYPIINSSFQNFCASRGIFSVEDLLLHDLYVLVAFAEQESDAERLKQGITQVLSIIDGQHQPWLNGMELLEDAHRNKHVLSSGCEGIDFLLQGGLRKGQLTELVGASSSGKTQLCLLAASNVAKEHMGSVVYLDTGNSFSPQRITHFICRHSDPAIDQAKHRILQKVMNSILCHSVFDIFTMFDVLNLLELNLRSQMQRGDCQVQLLIIDSVSSLITPILGGSGSQGRALMVSAGFLLKKLAHEHNLAVLVTNHTVGGEGGICKPALGESWKSIPHVRLLLSRDRGGSGVYSVSVLKHPSMAPGKASRFMIDD; encoded by the exons ATGGCGCCGTTGAAGGCTCTGGAGCAAGAGTATCCGATTATAAATTCCAGCTTCCAGAACTTCTGTGCTTCTCGCGGCATTTTCTCAG TAGAGGATTTACTCTTGCATGACCTCTATGTATTAGTTGCTTTTGCGGAACAAGAATCTGACGCCGAGAGATTAAAGCAG GGCATTACACAAGTCCTGTCTATAATTGATGGTCAGCATCAGCCATGGTTGAATGGTATGGAGCTGTTGGAAGATGCTCACAGGAATAAGCATGTGTTATCCAGTGGTTGTGAAGG GATCGATTTTTTACTTCAAGGTGGATTACGCAAGGGACAGTTAACTGAACTTGTTGGGGCATCATCTTCTGGTAAAACGCAA CTTTGCCTACTAGCCGCCTCCAATGTTGCAAAGGAGCATATGGGCAGTGTTGTGTACTTAGATACAGGCAACTCTTTTTCGCCCCAACGCATTACACACTTTATTTGTCGGCATTCTGACCCTGCCATTGATCAG GCTAAACACAGAATTCTGCAGAAGGTAATGAACAGCATATTATGCCACTCAGTGTTTGACATCTTTACAATGTTTGATGTGCTGAATCTGCTAGAATTAAATCTGAGATCTCAG ATGCAGAGAGGAGATTGTCAGGTGCAGTTGCTTATTATTGATTCGGTATCATCACTGATTACGCCAATCCTTGGAGGCAGTGGTTCACAGG GGCGCGCTTTAATGGTTTCTGCTGGATTTCTGCTGAAGAAATTAGCGCATGAGCATAATCTTGCAGTACTG gTGACCAATCACACAGTGGGTGGGGAGGGAGGTATCTGTAAACCAGCTCTTGGAGAGAGTTGGAAGAGCATCCCACATGTCAGGCTTCTCCTTTCCCGTGATCGTGGAGGCAGCGGTGTGTACAGTGTTTCTGTACTTAAACACCCATCCATG gctCCTGGTAAGGCTTCAAGGTTTATGATTGATGATTAA
- the LOC132163056 gene encoding uncharacterized mitochondrial protein AtMg00810-like: MLVYVDDILITSTHPVIISTIINKLQQEFPLKDLGPLSFFLGIQVTRTASGLHLCQTKYILKLLSKAHMVDSKPSKSPCASGSKLSRYEGEPLTDPTVYRQIVGALQYCTLTRPDIAYSVNQLCQHMHAPTSAHWIVAKQVLRYLNGSSNHGLYYTKSNLQVNAFYDSDWAGCPDDRRSTTGFAVFLGDCLIAWSAKKQAMISRSSTEAEYRALSLTTTELFWIRMLFKEIGIFLKVPPRSMV; the protein is encoded by the coding sequence ATGCTTGTGTATGTTGATGATATTCTTATTACTAGTACTCACCCTGTTATTATCTCTACCATCATTAACAAGCTGCAGCAGGAATTTCCTCTAAAGGACTTGGGGCCCTTAAGTTTCTTCCTTGGTATTCAGGTTACTCGTACTGCTTCTGGTCTGCATCTTTGCCAAACGAAGTATATCCTTAAACTTCTCAGCAAAGCACACATGGTAGACTCAAAACCATCCAAATCTCCCTGTGCATCTGGCTCCAAACTATCTAGATATGAAGGTGAACCTTTGACTGATCCCACGGTTTACAGGCAAATTGTAGGTGCTTTACAATATTGTACACTTACACGTCCCGACATTGCTTACTCTGTTAATCAACTTTGTCAACACATGCATGCCCCTACCTCAGCTCACTGGATTGTAGCCAAACAAGTGTTAAGGTATCTTAATGGTTCTTCCAATCATGGTCTGTATTACACCAAGAGTAACCTGCAGGTCAATGCCTTTTATGACTCAGATTGGGCTGGATGCCCTGATGACCGCCGGTCTACCACCGGCTTTGCTGTCTTTCTTGGTGACTGTCTTATTGCTTGGAGTGCCAAGAAACAAGCTATGATCTCCCGCTCTAGCACAGAAGCTGAATACcgagctctctctctcaccaccACAGAACTCTTCTGGATTAGGATGTTGTTCAAAGAAATTGGCATATTTCTCAAAGTACCCCCCCGTTCTATGGTGTGA
- the LOC132163057 gene encoding uncharacterized protein LOC132163057, translating to MSDRQKGLGIAVEAVLPHAEHRFCVRHLHANLKAKGYTGKAMKDELWGAARAANVYAFDHHMQNILSMEKGAHDYLSGVPKASWSRHAFNCQTKSDMLLNNLAESFNAWIKEARIKPILTMLEEIRLQIMARFQQKRNGIRSTHYTICPKIQKKLERSKSGARNCISRWQNELEFEIEDIYEPRRLVRLDHRTCTCGRWQMDKYMQGYAARVYGMEGPQTWPADDPCDEIQPPIIRRAPGRPKISRRKAVDEPTNPYKLTRSGYIVKCGNCGGLGHNYKGCHLPLNPDRKRWKPKKYKPKKDATQAQGSTSSTPPRSRSPRIITAKCSISSFTDDVIDADDIDCSFYSKTHNY from the exons ATGTCTGACAGACAGAAG GGGCTTGGAATTGCAGTTGAGGCTGTGTTGCCACATGCTGAGCATCGCTTTTGTGTTCGGCATCTACATGCGAACCTCAAAGCGAAAGGCTACACCGGGAAAGCTATGAAGGATGAGTTGTGGGGGGCTGCACGTGCAGCCAATGTTTATGCGTTTGACCATCACATGCAGAATATATTGTCAATGGAGAAAGGTGCACACGATTACCTTAGTGGTGTACCGAAGGCATCATGGTCCAGACATGCTTTCAACTGCcaaaccaaaagtgatatgttatTAAACAACTTGGCCGAGAGCTTCAACGCGTGGATTAAGGAAGCTAGGATTAAGCCTATACTGACTatgcttgaagaaattcgtCTGCAAATAATGGCACGCTTCCAGCAGAAAAGGAATGGAATCCGGTCGACGCACTACACAATATGCCCAAAGATccagaaaaaattggagaggtcAAAAAGTGGTGCAAGGAATTGTATTAGTCGGTGGCAGAATGAGTTGGAGTTTGAGATCGAGGACATATACGAGCCACGGCGTTTAGTCCGGTTAGATCATCGCACATGCACATGTGGAAGATGGCAG ATGGACAAGTATATGCAAGGATATGCAGCTCGAGTGTATGGCATGGAAGGTCCACAGACATGGCCAGCTGATGATCCATGCGATGAAATCCAGCCACCTATCATTAGAAGGGCTCCTGGTCGACCAAAGATTAGTAGGCGAAAGGCTGTAGATGAGCCAACTAACCCCTACAAGCTAACCCGTAGTGGATATATTGTTAAATGTGGAAATTGTGGGGGTTTAGGGCATAATTATAAAGGTTGTCATTTACCTTTGAACCCAGACCGGAAGAGGTGGAAACCGAAGAAATATAAGCCGAAAAAAGATGCTACTCAAGCACAG GGATCAACAAGCTCAACCCCACCCAGAAGCAGAAGCCCACGGatcatcacagccaagt